One Tubulanus polymorphus chromosome 5, tnTubPoly1.2, whole genome shotgun sequence DNA segment encodes these proteins:
- the LOC141905414 gene encoding glutamate receptor-like — protein MASLRLAFYFMCHYIMVTLSTVFAQIPERIPIGAIFDPLSEQEHTAFRFAEHEHNSNESQRSYKVYSNTCFNIDISDSFALATEVCSHFSRDTFAMFGELNITAGNTMTSYCDAFQMPFITYSTTEARTLHDASNSNSYVINMLPPYTNALVNRVRGKKWTRFFYIYDTDAGLIRIQEMSRQFQNKEYHVTMDIRRIDSTHNTTKLFHAINSMEPEIPRNIIFDIATREDLITVIKMATSFGLNKRNYEFIIATLGIREVDLKAFTKGGASVLGFQLVDMGNKTVIEFIKRWKGLSPGSWPGAGRNSVFKYQAALAWDSFQVFVRAIDKILRREPDKFRNIISRDMNSDEQKKMKCKNKFYPIWMHGKAILQAIREVRFEGLTGLIAFNQFGYRDEYELQVWESTHGKAFRQIGKWTTLTGYMQPSLASAINGGRPTNEHSNKTRIVTSIKVDPFLMDLVNKPVVDGIPRIGNQRFNGYCLDLTRKVCESIGFDFIVKVVNDGLYGAHNKKNNTWNGMIGELVRGEADMAVAPLTITSDREKVVDFSKPFMSLGISIMIKKPEESATNFLSFMDPLSYEIWMCIVFAYIGVSVVLFLVSRFSPYEWHVEESSNSPVAKNDFTIFNSLWFILAAFMQQGCEISPRSASGRIVGSVWWFFTFIIISSYTANLAAFLTVERMSTPIKSAEDLAKQTDIKYGTVKDGTSMSFFKSSQIPTYQRMWQFMKSQEEFNVFTKTTKEGIEMVRKSNGKYAHLLESTMNDYTNNKWPCNTMKVGSNLDSKGYGIATPLDSDIRHEVTLKVLEQIENGILHTLEERWWRGKGDCKNEQSKTTEPAQSALDFRNVAGIFLILTGGLAASLVTSVLELLYKAKTDSNRKKIPFMTSLKAKMHLTLHGTLDPRRDTMETEIAHHYKPMSTNNCIFDGNDDKGYTYSGPSQLIGVDGYPDTNAHTQV, from the exons GTGCCATATTTGACCCGTTGTCCGAACAGGAACACACGGCATTCCGATTCGCCGAGCACGAACACAACAGCAACGAAAGTCAGAGAAGTTACAAAGTCTACTCGAATACATGttttaatattgatatcaGTGATAGTTTTGCGCTTGCCACTGAAG TATGCAGCCATTTTTCTCGGGATACGTTCGCTATGTTCGGCGAGTTGAATATAACTGCTGGGAACACGATGACATCTTATTGCGACGCCTTCCAGATGCCGTTTATTACTTATAGCACGACCGAGGCGCGTACACTACACGATGCCAGCAACAGTAATTCATACGTCATCAACATGCTACCGCCCTATACTAACGCCTTAGTCAACCGGGTCCGAGGGAAAAAGTGGACGCGATTCTTTTATATATACGACACGGACGCCG GTTTAATTCGGATTCAAGAAATGAGTCGGCAGTTCCAGAATAAAGAATACCACGTGACGATGGACATCCGGCGCATCGACAGCACTCACAATACAACGAAACTCTTTCACGCTATCAACAGCATGGAGCCGGAGATACCGCGGAATATCATATTTGACATTGCAACTCGTGAAGATCTCATAACAGTCATCAAAATG GCAACAAGTTTTGGCTTAAACAAGCGCAACTatgaatttataatagcaACATTG GGAATCAGAGAAGTCGATCTGAAAGCATTTACCAAAGGTGGCGCATCCGTATTAGGTTTTCAGTTGGTAGATATGGGAAATAAAACTGTCATCGAATTTATAAAACGGTGGAAAGGTTTGTCGCCGGGAAGCTGGCCCGGTGCCGGCCGAAACAGTGTCTTCAAG TACCAGGCCGCATTGGCGTGGGATTCATTCCAAGTATTCGTCCGCGCAATAGATAAAATTCTACGTCGGGAACCGGACAAATTCCGCAACATCATCAGTCGCGATATGAACTCCGAcgaacagaaaaaaatgaagtgcaaaaataaattctaCCCGATTTGGATGCACGGCAAGGCGATTCTACAGGCGATACGCGAG GTTCGCTTTGAAGGTTTAACGGGTCTCATAGCTTTCAATCAGTTCGGTTATCGAGATGAGTATGAACTACAGGTTTGGGAGAGTACTCATGGTAAAGCATTCCGACAG ATTGGCAAATGGACGACGCTTACGGGTTATATGCAACCGAGTTTGGCTTCGGCAATAAACGGCGGACGACCGACCAATGaacattcaaataaaacccgCATAGTTACCAGCATCAAG GTAGATCCCTTTCTCATGGACCTGGTCAATAAACCAGTGGTGGACGGAATACCGCGTATCGGCAACCAACGATTCAACGGATACTGCTTAGATCTGACGCGGAAAGTTTGCGAGAGCATCGGTTTCGATTTCATCGTTAAAGTGGTCAACGACGGTTTGTACGGTGCCCATAACAAGAAGAATAACACTTGGAATGGAATGATAGGCGAACTCGTAAGAGGG GAAGCAGATATGGCGGTCGCGCCGCTCACAATCACATCAGATCGAGAGAAAGTGGTGGATTTCTCGAAGCCGTTTATGAGTCTCGGCATCAGCATCATGATCAAGAAACCGGAGGAGAGCGCTACGAACTTTTTATCGTTCATGGATCCACTATCGTATGAGATATGGATGTGTATCGTGTTTGCGTATATCGGAGTCAGTGTCGTGTTGTTTCTGGTCAGTCGTTTCAGTCCGTACGAGTGGCACGTCGAGGAGTCGTCTAACAGCCCCGTCGCGAAAAATGACTTCACCATCTTCAACAGCCTGTGGTTCATTCTGGCCGCTTTTATGCAACAAGGCTGCGAAATTTCACCGAG ATCAGCTTCAGGTCGAATCGTCGGTAGCGTGTGGTGGTTTTTCACATTCATAATCATTTCGTCCTACACGGCTAACCTAGCCGCTTTCCTGACAGTGGAACGTATGTCGACACCGATCAAAAGCGCTGAGGATCTGGCAAAACAAACAGACATCAAATACGGCACTGTCAAAGACGGTACATCGATGTCATTTTTTAag TCTTCCCAAATCCCCACTTACCAAAGAATGTGGCAGTTTATGAAATCCCAAGAGGAATTCAACGTGTTCACGAAGACGACTAAGGAAGGCATCGAAATGGTGCGCAAATCCAACGGAAAATACGCGCATCTGCTAGAGTCAACGATGAACGATTATACGAATAACAAGTGGCCGTGCAATACGATGAAAGTCGGCAGCAATTTGGATTCGAAAGGATATGGAATCGCTACACCGCTAGATTCTGATATAAG GCATGAAGTCACCCTTAAAGTTCTCGAACAAATCGAAAACGGCATTCTACACACGCTGGAAGAACGCTGGTGGAGAGGGAAAGGCGACTGCAAAAATGAACAAAGTAAAACTACC GAACCGGCTCAGAGCGCTCTCGATTTTCGAAATGTGGCCGGAATTTTCCTGATTCTCACTGGAGGCCTCGCCGCCTCACTCGTCACCTCAGTTCTAGAGTTGCTGTACAAAGCGAAAACCGATTCCAATCGTAAAAAG ATTCCGTTTATGACGTCGCTAAAAGCGAAAATGCATTTAACTTTGCACGGGACGCTGGATCCGAGACGCGACACGATGGAAACGGAGATAGCCCATCATTATAAACCCATGTCAACG AATAATTGCATTTTTGACGGAAACGACGACAAAGGA TACACATACAGCGGTCCATCTCAACTGATAGGAGTCGACGGCTACCCGGATACGAACGCCCATACTCAAGTGTAG